Within the Telopea speciosissima isolate NSW1024214 ecotype Mountain lineage chromosome 4, Tspe_v1, whole genome shotgun sequence genome, the region GTGACTAGGAGTTCCAGCTGTCAACGGAAAAATAGGGAATTAATGAGTGCACTGTTTGCTATTTTTGTGGTTTTTGGAGTTTTGAAAAGAGCTTCATATGTCTAGGGAGGTGAATTCCAGAAACTGCTTTTGGCTCTTTGTACATGCCCTTCTGAAGGTATTTTATATTTAGTTGATTTTACTGTAGACCTTTTAATCTCGTAAAGGGGATGACTGTATAATTATGTGTTTAAGTTGATTATTCTACCAATAAATTCATTTGTAGAAGGGGGACAAAAGATATAAGTAATGGTTAGTTTTCTTCCCCCAAAATTTTTCGATCTTTATAATATTATGGTTATCAATGACATAATCTCATCAAATGAAAAATTTCAATCTTTATACTATTAGGGTTGTCAATGACATAATCTCATCAAATGAACCAAAAATTGGCAGTAAATgaacaataaaggaaataactGTTTGTTAGCTTTCTTAGAATATAAATATCTGACTCTATTCAATGACTGAATGTGGCAGACTTATACAGTAGCATATCCCTGCCATAAGTCAGGAAGACGTTCAAATTTAAAGATAAGTAACTCATGCAATGCAACGGAAGCAATTCTGTCATATAATATAACCGAGATATAGGGATCCCATTAGCAAATTTGGAGAAAAATGCTAATGTAGTCATGTGAAAATAAAAGACAGAAGGTTTATTAGTCCACATAGTAAAACAAATAATCAGATACATAAAGGAAACTACTCTACACAAAAGGCTCACATCAAATTTGTGTCTTAAAACATAATGATCACATACCAACTGAATTACACCCTTGTCTGTGATTCCTGTCATACCCCACAAGGATATTGATGTCAGGTTGCTGATACATTTTGCCAAAGATATTCTGTACAAACCATCATCTGTTATTTGGCAGCCCCAACAGCTCCTTGAACTGACAACAAAATAAAGCAAATCAGAACCATAATAATTGAGTGGTTATTTCATGCATCATTTTAAAATAAGTAGGTGACTTTATTTCTCAGTACAGTACCTTGAATAGATGTCGAACCAtatgaaagaagaggagagatatTCAGTTATACTTTCACAAAATTCTGTATATTGCTTATGTTGTATACATTATTTACAAAAAGTACTTAAAAATGTATTCCTCTTACACATGATCACTTGGGACAGACTGCTTAGTCCTTCAAATTACGTCATAGCAGCGGGTATGTCCTTTGAGTGAAACAAAAACACCCAACTTCCTCCTATTGAATCATTGCAACCCCACATAAAAGACTGAAATGCTTAAGAGACGGATTCTGAACTTTAGGACCTAATTTCTCAGAACATTCATTGAAAGCTTAGTACCCAAAGATAAGGTATCAATTCAGAATGGTACCAAATACAACATCCAGATTAGTTAATGGACTTGTTATAAGGTACTGGCTTCTAGTTTTAAATTTTATGCTGTACCATGTAATGCCCTGTGCAGCCTCAAAATTACaatccaacacccccccccccccaaaaaaaaaatgaaataagtaACACCATACAAGATGCAGAGCATTGGGTTTATATAAGCAGAATTCTATCATCGTCATAATTAAGGGACAAAAATAGTCATAATTCATGATTCAGAAAAAAAGGGTATTCTAGAAGGAATGAGTGCCAAATCATCCAGGGGACAAGCTCAATGATCATGAAATAAACAAGAGAAAATTTTACACATCTTGTGCACACAGaaacaaacagagagagagagagagagagagttacatGTCGAGTTCCTTGAGGCTGTAAGCATGAGCAACGAGGCGGGCTGTGGAATCGTCATCCATCTTCCAACCAGCAAAGCTGAGGCACTCTTTGCGAGCCAGGGATTGCTTCACCCCTTGTCTCCATTTCCCACAGACGCTGCTCGCCCTGATTCAAAAAGCGCGGCagaaacaacaaacaacaagCAGAAGAAACATCTCAGTAAAGGATAACATTTTCATTCAACAATTGAAGTGAAATTCTACTACTACAATCAAACAATTAGAgaattcaaaccaaaaaatactCACTGAGCCAAATCAGTGAAGGAAGGTAGAAGAAGGAAGATATGAGCAAGAAGGTCTACAGGTAGGCAGTCGATCTCAGCATCTCCATACTCAGCCATCGACTTCTTCCCTCTCTGGTCACTACCTCTCTCTCGAATAACACGGAAGAAAGAAGAGACGAGAAGGTAACGCAGAGGGGATTAAAAAGGGGAAGATGGACAACGAAGGGGGGGGCCCTTAGCTGCTCCCCTGCGTTTGGGTTGTGGTAGTGGTTAGTTCTTAGTTCTTAGTTCTTACACGGCACAATTCTTCTCCTCTGTTTCACTGCAGAGAACAGAAGAGGTGTAAACTACAAGTCTACAACTGGAAACGGTCGCAGTTATCGTCTCTCATCATCTCTCTGTCGTTTCAGTAACGGGAGGGACAAGTAAGCACATAATTAAAGACTAAACAGCCAGCATTTGGTCATCTTCTTGCTCACGATGATGTGTTACATCTGGAAATTCAATGTTCCCAGTTACAATCCTTTCGAAATCTAATTattaattaagtaaataatCATAGATTATACATAATAATAAGGCTTTGAAGCACTTTTCCACGGTTCTACGTAAACGGAATGAAAAATGTTGGCATAGCACGAccgggatctttatcccctcaatttgcctgctcCTCTATTTCTTTAATTTCATTTAAACGAGGGAGATGGACCCACTCGGGCAGGAAAATTATCCACTTCAATTCTTTAATCCTCATGATTAATCAGTTATTCGGAGGATCCCAGGTGGAGACTGAAATCCATAGTATATGTCATGATATACTTTGTTTACAAAAGACTTTTGTTTCTTGTAGTTTTTCTTATGTTTCAAGATCCTCCAATACTGTGGTGGATTCCTTGGTCAGGACGGCCCTATCGGTAGAATCTCCGATTCTGTGGCCATGTACCTCTCAGTGGCTTTTGCAAATCTGTAATGCAGATGCGACTGCTTGTAAAGATTCTTCTCTCATGCCCTTTCTCTAGGGCTGTGTGGTTTGGCTCTTCACTGGCTCATTTAACTCCACAAGTTGAAAATCCTCGTTTAAAAGATTGGCTGAAATGTTGGGACATTATTTATCAAGAAGACAAAAAGCTAGCCCAAAATAGATTTTCTCTTGCATCTTTCATCTTCTGGTATATTTGGAAAGCTCGAAATGATCTTATGTTTAAAAAACGTCAATGGTCTCCTGCAAAAGTTATCACCCTCGCAGAGAAGGCATTTAATGAATTTTGGGAAGCCACATATTCTACTAGTCAGACTCACCAGCTTTCTAAGGTTTGCTTCTCAACTCAACAGAACCTCTCTCCTACTTGGACTCCTCTTCCTCCAGATGTTATCAAAATCAATTGTGATGctacttctaccaaaaaaaaaaaaattgtgatgCTACTTGGAATCATAAAACAAAACATGGAGGAATAGGTGTCATTCTTAGAGATGAGTCGGGCTCTCCAATCTCTGCCTACTCTTGCAGTATTCAATGTGATTCAGCACTTATTGGAGAGGCATATGCTATCAGATCTGGACTGCTACATGCGACTAATATTGGCTCTACCCGTGTGATGGTTGAATCGGATTGTCAAAAATTGATTAATTAGTTATGCGCAGGATCACAGGTAGAGACTGCAATCTATAGTATATGTCATGATATACTTTGTTTACAAAAGACTTTTGTTTCTTGTAGTTTTTCTTATGTTCTAAGATCCACCAATACTGTGGCGGATTCCTTGGCCAGGGCAGCCCTATCGGTAGAGTCTCCGATTCTATGGCCATGTACCTCTCAGTGGCTTTTGCAACTCTGTAATGCAGATGCGACTGCTTGTATAGACTCTTCTcatcaataaaatttctttccacaaaaaaaaaaaaaaaaatgttcaccAGGTTGTTTCCTCTCAAGCGAGTGGTCCCAAGGGGGGAGGCAGAGTTGAACTCTAGTCCTTCAGCTTCCTTACGCTTCACCCTTTGCCAACTGCGCTGCCCCTTGGGGTTACACTAGACGCAATGTTTCTTttggtaatcacacaaaccacacgcCATTGTCCTAGATATTTTAgtgatttattcattctgtcACATGGTTCATTCCACTTGGCCTGAAATTTAGGGTGTGAGCAGCGGATGCATCCATGAAAATCCGTATGCAACTTCAATGCTGTTAGGCCGTCTAATGGCAAATaatgggaaaattatcttcAATTTGCATGTTTGTCAATTTcatcaattccatctaatagggggaggtggatcccacccgggcagtgtgttcgagtagggggtagggtgatcatttgcGCCCCCTATTAAATGAAATTAAGGAAATTGATGAGCAAGTAAATTGGGGGGATAAAGATCTCAAATTATGTGCCGATCTAGCTTCCTTGCAGGAGTAGCCCTGCCCTAGAATCCGACTTCATTTTAGTGGAAATTTTTTATCgtttatttttgggtaatttacacataccacccctgaggtttgacgaaaagataattttacccccctgttttgaaaaattctacgtacccccctgaggtttacaaacagtaacaaataagcccattccatcagttcatgactaatagtgttaaaaataagaggtgaactgacaaaattaccctcgcaaaaaaaggaaaaaaaaaaaaaaaaaaaaaacctgcaactcatcttccccaaatcgatttggggaagatgagttgcaggtttcaaaaccctttcaacccttaaggaatttagggtttcaaattgggaaaaaatcccaaatcaaaacccaatttctAGCGACATCTGCAACCTACCAGAACCGAAGCTAAGCCTGCAGTTACCgctgatttcaatttcagaaatctGTAGTCCAAAGACCACTTGATTTCTAGAGCTGTGGTGTTTTGGATAGTTCCAGCAAACCTAGGCGACAGCAAATCTGGAGATTTCAAGCTGTTTGAGACGGTTCCAGAGGCTACAATTAGATTtcccctcatcttccccaaatcttttagggtttgaaaaaggggaagatgagttgggcTTTCTTCTTGGGAATCATGAGGAGAATAATAGCTGCTCAAACTAGATACTTCAACATTGGAATGATCACAAGCAGCTTGTCGTGGGTCTTGACGTCGAATGGCGTCCAAGTTTCAGCCGTAGCGTTGAGTACAAGGTAGCCATTTTACAGCTTTGCGTGGAACGCACTTGTTTGGTATTTCAACTCCTTTACGCGGATTACATACCCAATTCTCTCATCGATTTCCTGAAAAACCCAAATTTGAGGTTTGTTGGAGTAGGAATCGAGGGGGATGTCGAGAGGCTAATGGAGGATTACGAATTGAATGTCTTGAACAATCTGGATCTTCGTTCCTTGGCTGCAAAGAGGTTGAGTATGCCGGAGCTTAGGAGTTCTGGGTTGAAAGAGCTAACAAGAGAGGTACTTGGAAAAGAAATAGGGAAGCCCAAGAAGGTAAGGATGGGTAGATGGGATGCAGAGTGGCTCACATACGATCAAGTTCAATACGCTTGCCTcgacacttttctttctttcgaGATTGGAAAGAGTTTGTTGCAGAAGAGACGAAGAACTGGAGAATGAGACCTAAATTAATTGATTATTGAATGACATATGGGTTTTTGCTCTTTCTTTGATTGAGCCCATCTCGAGACTCTGGAATCTGAATTCTGGATTGAATCGACCATACCTATTGTTTGTTTCTCTTGCTGTtttccaatttctttttatttttacttcaaTGGAGTTCTTGTGTATCGAATGGCCTTGATTGGGATGAACCAAATTGTTTGAATATGGGAATGTGATCACTGTATGCTTTGTGAGTATTTGgatacttgcaactcatcttccccaatcgatttagggaagatgagttgcaggtgtttttttttttttttttttttgttttgtttcttgcaagggcaattttgaCAATTCACATCGTATTTTTAACGGTGTTAGTCATAAAccgacggaatgggcttatttgttaccgtttgcaaacctcagggggatacgcagaattttctaaaacttaggagtaaaattatcctttcatcaaacctcaggggtgatatgtgtaaatcaccctttattttttatgagaagGAAATTTTTTATCCTATAATCAGCATGTCGTTACATTGGGGTTACATTGGGCTGACATTCAGCACCTTCCAATCCACGCTATTGACTCCTCGTTTGTATAAATGAAtttatgaaatgaaaaaaaaaaaggtataaaagatgttcttcaaAATAAATCTGATGAGTAGGTTCAACGTTAGAATTTGACAGCATCTTTTAATTGAATATTGTTTCATTCATAAAGTTATGTAAAACAAGGGTATAAAATATTTTGATATTGATATTTTATTGTCATTATCAAGTGTCACATATTTTGAAATTAATACATATTTTTTAATTCCACGAGTGAAATGGTATTAttatcagaaaaataaaaaactatgtATTAtaataaaaggacaaaatattataataataatagtaataataaggCTATAACTTATTTGACACCTTGTGGAGAATTAATAAGAATCCCTTTATAAAAAGgatatctctctctccatgaAATGACCTCCCTACCGAGAAGGGGACTATTTGGCTCGTGCTTGCCACATATTGTTATACACATTTTGCATTATTGTTTATATATAtgtggccaaatgttctctgcgTTTGAAGTGAGGGTGAAATGATTGCCCCACCCCCCCAAATTCTCAAAATGATCTCCCCATGTGTTTAGGCGCAGCCTGCACTTCCAGCTAGAGAACAAATTACCCTATATGTATATAAAAAAGGAAACCAATTCGATAACAGACCGATAAGAGCCAAGAACCCATTAagacaatttgataaaaatccaaaactgaatcaaaccaaaacccaatCTCACCTTAACGATTCAGCTTTTGTTTAAaccaatgcatgcataaaattgatttagattgaatgaaatcgaaccaaaccgatcGTTTGATAACCCTACACATGAGGTTTTGGATCCTAAAGACAATTTTGATATATTCCGTTTGGGTCTTTTGTCATGACCATGTTGAGACTGATTGGCATTTATTCATTTCTTGTGCCTTATGTAAAAGGTTATGGGCAATAGGTATTTGGGGCATGGATCAGAAAATCTCCAGGCTTCTTCCCTTTTCAATCTATTATCTCATGTACTACTATCCCCTTCTAGTCAAGTTCTTGATAagcatttttttcttggggttttttctattacttattattttttttatggcaaATGAAGAATCAATGTTTGTTACCTGTATGTCCTCCCAACACCTATAGATTGATGTGTAATATCTGTCGATGGGTTGTTGATCTTAATCTCCTGaatgttcctttcttttttaccaAACCCCCTACTCTGGTGACCTCAACTTTAGCCATGACTGAATGCTTTGAGCTTAAAAAGCCTGGTTGTGCCACTATTGTTTGTGATGGGAGTTTTCTTGCTGAATCCTGTGAGGCAGGATGGTCCTCAATACTTGCATgcaataaaaattttattgttGCTTGTA harbors:
- the LOC122660417 gene encoding F-box protein At5g67140-like isoform X1, giving the protein MAEYGDAEIDCLPVDLLAHIFLLLPSFTDLAQASSVCGKWRQGVKQSLARKECLSFAGWKMDDDSTARLVAHAYSLKELDISRSCWGCQITDDGLYRISLAKCISNLTSISLWGMTGITDKGVIQLVSRATSLQHLNVGGTFITDESLFAIANSCPHLKVSYLTIVLWSCRHVTESGLFFLVNKCHKLESINVWGMRVPVDCLIALLTISPALQIKPGGVHLNVETASLWPIH
- the LOC122660417 gene encoding F-box protein At5g67140-like isoform X2 — protein: MAEYGDAEIDCLPVDLLAHIFLLLPSFTDLAQASSVCGKWRQGVKQSLARKECLSFAGWKMDDDSTARLVAHAYSLKELDISRSCWGCQITDDGLYRISLAKCISNLTSISLWGMTGITDKGVIQLVSRATSLQHLNVGGTFITDESLFAIANSCPHLKTIVLWSCRHVTESGLFFLVNKCHKLESINVWGMRVPVDCLIALLTISPALQIKPGGVHLNVETASLWPIH